The DNA sequence GGCCGCCGATGTAATGGAAGAACTTGAGCCTGAAACCCAGGTTCATATTATCGAAAGCCTTTCCATCGAAAAAGCGGCTGACGTACTGGATAAAATGCCTGCCGACGAGGTTGCAGATATCTTTGATAGTCTGGAAGACGAAAAAATCGAGCTTTTGTTGAACGAGATGGAGAAAGAAACTTCCCAGGAGGTTCGGGAATTGCTTGTGTACCCCGATCATACAGTTGGAAGTATCATGTCGTATGAATTCATGTCATTCAACCCGAATATGACCATTGAGGAAGTTTTGGAAGAACTCCGTAGAACGAGACCCGAATCTGAAACTTTATATAACCTCTTTGTTACCGATGAAAATGAAATTCTGCTTGCAACATTCTCCATCCGCGATGTTGTAATCTCAGCTCCTGACACCAGAATAAGTGAAATTATGCGACCGTCACCCGTCCATCTGGTTGACTATCAAAAGATCAATGAAGTTGCTGAAATTGTTTCAAAATATAACCTTCTGGCCATTCCGGTAGTTGACGACCAAAACGTTTTAAAAGGAATGGTTGTTATCGATGATATTATCGAAGACTTAATCCGCAAACGTCGAACAAACAGATAAGTATAATCGGTCATGTTCAAAAATAGAAAATCACTTTTCAAAAAGATAGCTATTTTCCTGGCTATTCTTGGTCCGGGCATTATTACCGGAAGCGTTGATAATGATGCGGGTGGAATTACAACATACTCCGTTGCAGGCGCAGTTTACGGCTATAACCTGATCTGGACACTCATCCCTTCGTTCATCGTTCTGGTTGTTATTCAGGAAATGAATGCCCGAATGGGTATTGTTACCGGTAAAGGACTTGCCGACCTGATACGTGAAAATGCCGGGGTGAAAATTACATTTTTCATCTTTATCGGATTACTTGTTGCCGATATTGGAAATACGACCACCGAATTTGCCGGGGTTGCCGGAAGTATGGAGGTGTTTGGTGTGAGTAAATACATATCTGTGCCCATAATCGGTGCATTGATCTGGCTCCTGGTAGTAAAGGGAACATATAAAATTGCCGAACGAATATTCCTGCTTTTCAGTGTTTCATTGCTAATGTATGTAGTTTCGGCGCTGATGGGCAAACCGCATTGGGGCGAAATAGGCCATTCGATCATTCATCCACAATTGCCGATAAACGCAAGTAGTATTGCAATGATTATCGGAATTATAGGAACCACCATTGCGCCATGGATGCAATTCTACATGCAATCTTCAGTAATAGAAAAAGGGTTGGACATGAAGCAATATAAATATTCGCTGATCGACATTGTCGTTGGCTGTGTTGCTACAGTAGCAGTAGCTTTTTTCATCATGGTTGCCTGTGCCTCCACATTGCATGTTAACGGCATTCAGATTAACGAAGCTAAAGATGCTGCCTTAGCGTTAGGACCATTAGCCGGAGAATTGGCATCACAAGTATTTGCTTTCGGACTATTTATTGCATCCATATTTTCAGCAACCATTTTACCATTAGCAACTGCATTCTATGTATGCGAAGCTTTCGGATTCGAGGCTGGAATTGATAAAAAATGGGATGATGCCAGAGAGTTTTACATTCTTTATACCGGGATTCTGATTCTTTCGGCCGCAATCATTTTATTGCCTAATGCCCCCTTAATCCTGATTTCTCTATGGACACAGGTAATTAACGGAATGCTTTTACCGGTTGTACTGGTGTGTATGATCTTGCTTGTTAACAACAAAAAAATAATGGGACAGTATGTAAATAAGCCCATCAACAACATCATTGGCTGGGGAGCTGTTATTATTCTTATTGGACTTTCAGTGACACTTCTTTTAATGCCGCTATTTTCGTAGCTCTTAAATTGAAGAATTAATTTTAGTTTTTAATTCATCCGCGAATTCCAGTCAAATAGTTACCTTTGCACCGAAATCATTATAAATCCAAAATGGACGATTATCATTCGACACAGTTAAAGTTATTAATCCGGTAGTCAGAGCCCGTCATAGTCTCTGGTTGTCGACAAAACGGAGAAACTATGATTACTTATTGGGAAACCGGTACTTCCTTTACACGTTTGAACACATTTCAGCCAAACTGCTGGATCAACTCACAGGAACTTACCAACGAAGAAGTAGAAGAATTAATCAACACGTACGATGTACCCCGTGATTTTATCATGGACGTTTTAGATATCGATGAGCGTTCGCGTATTGAGGTTGATGAAGATAAAGTATTGATCATTCTGCGCGTACCGCTTAACAATCAAAACAATGGTATTCCTTTCATTACGGTTCCACTTGGAATTATTGTCTCAGGTAATCAGGTCATTACCATTTGCTCACGACGAACCGAAATAATTCCGTCTTTAATCAAGCAAGTCAACGAAAACAAAATAACGATCACAAATCAGTTCGATTATGTACTTCGCATATTCCTGATTTCAGCGGTTTGGTTTCTTCAGTTCCTGAAAGAAATAAACGTGCAAACAGCACTGATTGAAAAGGATCTGGAGAATGCAACCAAGAATAAGGAATTGCATCGACTGCTTCACATGGAAAAGTGTCTTGTGTTCTTCATTACATCGCTGAAAACAAATGAAATGGTTCTTGCGAAAATGCGTAATGGCCGCAATATGCAGGGCATCGAACACGATGAAGACCTGATGGAAGATGTAATTATTGAAACAAAACAGGCTCTTGAAATGGCCAATGTTTACAGCGATATTCAGAGTGGAATGATGGATGCCTTTGCTTCAATCATCTCGAATAATTTGAATGTCATCATGAAGCAACTTACTTCGGTAACCATTATCCTGATGATACCTACTTTAGTCGCCAGTTTATATGGAATGAATGTACCCAACAACTTTGAGAATTCTCATTACGCGTTTATTTTTGTAATTGCCATTTCAATTACCTTATCACTGTTTGGGGTGCTCCTCTTTAAGTGGAAAAACTGGTTCTGATCAGATAAACTGCAAATAAATAACTCCGCCAATCAGAATAGTGAGGTATATTTCGCCCCAGATTGGCCGCTTCATGTAGATTAAATAGTTCGAAATAAGGTAAGTCAGTGGGATTGCCAATAGAACAATAATATCTTGAGATACAGCAGGATTGGCAACTATCAATATACACGACATCAGGAAAATCCAGAAAAAAGCTTTGAAGTATTTTCGTGAACTAATCTTTTTACCATCGTACTGCGACAGAATAAGAAAACTGGCAAGAAGTGTCAGAAAACCGAGAAAACCCAAATAAATTTGAATTGGAAGATTCGCAACCAGAAAAGACTGATGTGATGAAATATTTTCTTTAAGCACACCTATCAAGTCTTCCGATTGTCCGGTTCCAGCATAATAGGCTAAGGCTGCCAGCCATGGTAAAATAAATCCAAGCGTACTTAAAATATATTCGCGCCAATTGACTTTCGGTTTTATAATTAAAAATCCTATCCAGAGAAAAGGAAAGAAGAAAACAAGATTTAGGTAAAATAGTGAACCAATGGCTAAAAATATTCCGGCTTCGAAGGCATTGGAATGAATAACCTCTTTGTCGTACGCGTTAAAAATTCGGTCAACAGTAAGTATTAAGAAAAGCGCCGCAGGATAAATTGGATGCATGGCATGAAGTTCATGCAAACCACTCGTAATCAATACAAATAGAATGGAAGGAAGTACTGTCCTGACACGAATAAAGGTGTACTGAACATTTAGCTTTAAGATCAGAAAAGCCAGCAGGATAATAAACACCAAAGCAAAAACATTGCTGGCAACCGTACTTTTACCAATCAGGGCATTTATGGGCTGATAAAGTAGCATCGAGTCCTCGCCAGGATAAAATGGGAACGGCATTGGGTTCATAAACGACTTGATCCACAAAGCTCCGGCAATGAGCGGTATCAATAAGAAATGAAAAGTCTGATTTGATTTTAACGTTTTAAGTAACATGCTTTATTTATGGCGTTTATGCCCTTATTTTTATTCAATTCTATAAATCGAAACCTAAATCTTTTCGGTAATATAAACCTTCGAATCCAATCAATTGTGCATTTTTATACGAACAGGCCAAAGCTTCGCTCATCGTTTTTCCATACGAACTGATCGCCAAAACACGACCTCCATCAGTACAAACATTTCCATTTTTAAAGCTGGTTCCGGCATGAAAAGCAAAGCTGGTTTCTACTTTTTCCAATCCACTTATTACTTTCCCTTTTTCGTAAGGACCGGGATAACCTCCAGAAACAAGCATTACTGCTGCCGCTGTTCTTGGATCAATCTCGATGCTCTTTTTGCCAAGAGTTCCCTCAGCAGCACCAATCAACAAATCGACAAAGTCAGACTTTATCCGCAGCATGACAGCTTCAGTTTCCGGATCGCCCATTCTCACATTGTATTCAATTACCATCGGTTCGCCCTTGCAACTAATCAAACCAAAAAAGATAAAACCATTGTATGGAATCTGATCTTGAATCAAACCCTGAACCGTTGGACGGATAATTCGGTCTTCAACTTTTTTCATGAAGAGTTCATCGGCAAACGAAACCGGAGAAATTGAACCCATACCTCCTGTATTCAGGCCTGTATCGCCTTCGCCAATGCGTTTATAGTCTTTTGCTACCGGAAGTATCCGGTAGTCTTTCCCGTCAGTAATGGCAAAAACCGAACATTCAATTCCACTCAGGAATTCCTCGATCACCACTTTACTGCTTGCAGCGCCGAACTGTCCTCCAAGCATTTCTTTCAACGAATCTTCAGCCTCCTGAAGGTCGTTCAGAATCAGAACGCCTTTCCCGGCAGCCAATCCATCGGCTTTTAAAACATAGGGTGAATCCAAGGTTTTCAGGAACGAAAGTCCTTCATTCAGGTTTTCAGCAGTAATCGCTAAATATTTTGCTGTTGGAATATTGTGACGCACCATGAATTCCTTGGCAAAATCTTTACTTCCCTCTAGCTGAGCGCCCAATTGATACGGTCCAACAAAAAGTACATCTTTTAATTTGCTGTCAGTACTAAAAAAATCATGCAATCCTTCACAAAGTGGAACTTCAGGTCCAACCAAAACCAAGTCGATCTGATTGTCAAGAACAGCTTTTTTCAAGCCTTCAAAATCAGAAACTCCAACCGGGATGTTTGTTCCTAACAGTGATGTGCCGGCATTTCCAGGAGCAATAAACAATTGCCTGAGCTTCGGCGATTGCTTGATTTTCCATGCCATTGCATGTTCTCTTCCTCCTGAACCAACTATTAAGATATTCATTGTTGTCAATTCTATGTAATTATTAAATTAGTTCGGAGTGTCTAGAATTCCGAGTGCCTAAAGTTGAATAAAACTCCAGGCACTCTAGCACACTTTAGACACTTCGAACTTTTTCATATGGAATAGCTTCAAAACGGTAACCCTGCTCTTTCATCCAGCGAATTGCCCGTGGCAATACTTTTGTCATGTTGTGCTTTGCCTTTATTGAATCGTGAAACGTTATGATTGATCCCGGCCGAACAAATTCGGTAACATTCCTGAATACTTTGTCCGGATTCAGGCGGTTATCGTAATCACATGTAATTAAATCCCACATAATTATCCTGAACTTCTTTTTCAGAACACGGTATTGCGATGCTTTTAACCATCCGTGTGGTGGCCTGAAAAGATTTGAAACAATGTATTTTTCGGCCTTTTCAATGTTTCTGAAATAATCCTTGTCAAAGTGTTTCTGCCCTTGCCAATGGTTGAATGTGTGATTTCCCACTGAATGTCCATCGTCAAGAATCTGTCGGTATATTTCAGGATATTTCATCACATTTTCGCCCACACAAAAGAACGTCGCGCGGATATTTTCCTTCCGAAGAAGATCAAGTACCCAAGGCGTTACTTCCGGAATTGGCCCATCGTCAAATGTCAGGTAAACAACCTGCTCGGTTTCAGGAAACCTCCAGACAGCACTTGTGTACAGAGAGGTTATAAAACCGGGCAAACGAACCCGAGGGGCAAAACGCTTCATTATTTCAACGAACTATATCTGTCGAGATAGCTGGTAAACGAACTAGCCACTTCCTTCCCAAGTTCAGGCTGATCGCCTCTGTTGCAAACATTTCCCATTTCCCTCATGAAATACAGAATCCGCTGAATTTCTTCATCAACCGAAGCTCTCATAGGTTTGCTCATTTTAAAGAAATAGTCAAGCTGTTCTTTATAATCAGTCATGATTGTGTTGATGATTTCCTTTCCCTTTTCAGGCTTTCCGGCCTTGAAATAAGTTTCGGCCATCATCATGGAGAAATAATTATACGGTACGATTTTATGCGGGATCAGTTCAATACCGCGATCGAGAACCTGAGCAGCTTTTTCATTCTGTCCATCTGCAACAAGCGTTTCGGCCAATCGGTTAAACGTATTCCGGATATTCATCATCATCCTAGCGTTATTCTCGTCGATGTAAACTTTCGGATCGTTCATGTTTCCCCATTTGAATTTATCCATCACATTGGCGTACATCAGTCTCTCATTCACTTTGCCTACGTTAATACCACCTTCCGTTTCAGTTGTTTTAATTGGCACCAATCGATATGCAAGTCCTTCGAGCTGGAAATAATCCTGAAGATTCATGTATTTATCGCGACCAACTGTAATTGCAAAATAGATCGGACGCTCCCAATTGTTATTGGCAATCATATCAAGAACCATCAGTTCGTCTTTGGTAATGTAATGTTTGCTACTGAGGTCAATCTTTAGCGTGTCCACGATTTTGTCGTAATCTTCAGGCTCAACTACTTTATTCCGTATTACAGCAGCTTTATCAACCACCATGAATAACTTTTTAGACGGAATGTAAGCAGCATTGTCTGCTTGTTCAAGTTTAGTTCGTGGATTTTCGTCTTTCACAAAATCAAGCGCCTGTTTCAATTCAACCGAACCTTTCAAACGTGGATCTTCCATCAGGTAAACCACGTCGCGTTTGCCTTGCACATACTGATCGTGATTAAACGAGATAGGCAGTGGAGCAGATTCGTAAGCTTTACTTTTCATCTGATCGACATACCAGTCGGTCTGGAAATAGCTCAAGTTACAAACCCTGACATCTTTACGCACGCCTTCCACTTCCTGATTGTACCACAGAGGGAAAGTATCGTTATCGCCATTGGTGAAAATCACCGCATTTGGCGCGCAAGTATTCAGATAATTAGCTCCGAAATCGCGACAGGTATAGCGGTTCGACCGGTCGTGGTCGTCCCAGTTTTGAGCGCCCATAATTACCGGCACCAACAGAAGTGACAATCCACCGGCAACGCCAGCGCTGGTTGTATCCGGAAGATATTTTTTAAGCGCTTCATAAAGTCCCAAAACGCCAATTCCAATCCAAATGGCGAACGCATAGAACGATCCGGCGTAAGCATAGTCGCGTTCACGTGGTTGTAAAGGCGACTGGTTCAGATAAACAACAATTGCTAATCCGGTCATTAAGAACAGAAGAAAAACTGTCCATAAATCTTTTTTTCCTTCAATGCCACGGTTATACATGAAAACAATACCTATAATTCCAAGAATGAAAGGCAACATGTAATATTTATTCCGCGCTTTATTATTCTTAAACTCCTGTGGAAGTGTGCTTTGATCCCCTAAACGTATCGAATCGAGGAAATTAATCCCAGTAATCCAGTTTCCGTTGGTAATTTCGCCATTACTCTGAATGTCGCTCTGCCGTCCTGAAAAGTTCCACATGAAATATCGGAAATACATGTGGGCAATCTGGTACCTGAAGAAGAACGTAAGGTTTTCGCCAAAAGTTGGCAGCTCAATGGTCTTAGCCTGACCATCTTCGTCGGTAATCGAAACCCGGCGTCCTTTTATGTTAGCCCATTGCTTATATGCCTCAATATGCTCGCTTTCGCGACTGTACATGCGAGGAAAGATGGTACA is a window from the Aquipluma nitroreducens genome containing:
- a CDS encoding Nramp family divalent metal transporter produces the protein MFKNRKSLFKKIAIFLAILGPGIITGSVDNDAGGITTYSVAGAVYGYNLIWTLIPSFIVLVVIQEMNARMGIVTGKGLADLIRENAGVKITFFIFIGLLVADIGNTTTEFAGVAGSMEVFGVSKYISVPIIGALIWLLVVKGTYKIAERIFLLFSVSLLMYVVSALMGKPHWGEIGHSIIHPQLPINASSIAMIIGIIGTTIAPWMQFYMQSSVIEKGLDMKQYKYSLIDIVVGCVATVAVAFFIMVACASTLHVNGIQINEAKDAALALGPLAGELASQVFAFGLFIASIFSATILPLATAFYVCEAFGFEAGIDKKWDDAREFYILYTGILILSAAIILLPNAPLILISLWTQVINGMLLPVVLVCMILLVNNKKIMGQYVNKPINNIIGWGAVIILIGLSVTLLLMPLFS
- a CDS encoding magnesium transporter CorA family protein; protein product: MITYWETGTSFTRLNTFQPNCWINSQELTNEEVEELINTYDVPRDFIMDVLDIDERSRIEVDEDKVLIILRVPLNNQNNGIPFITVPLGIIVSGNQVITICSRRTEIIPSLIKQVNENKITITNQFDYVLRIFLISAVWFLQFLKEINVQTALIEKDLENATKNKELHRLLHMEKCLVFFITSLKTNEMVLAKMRNGRNMQGIEHDEDLMEDVIIETKQALEMANVYSDIQSGMMDAFASIISNNLNVIMKQLTSVTIILMIPTLVASLYGMNVPNNFENSHYAFIFVIAISITLSLFGVLLFKWKNWF
- a CDS encoding DUF6427 family protein, with the protein product MLLKTLKSNQTFHFLLIPLIAGALWIKSFMNPMPFPFYPGEDSMLLYQPINALIGKSTVASNVFALVFIILLAFLILKLNVQYTFIRVRTVLPSILFVLITSGLHELHAMHPIYPAALFLILTVDRIFNAYDKEVIHSNAFEAGIFLAIGSLFYLNLVFFFPFLWIGFLIIKPKVNWREYILSTLGFILPWLAALAYYAGTGQSEDLIGVLKENISSHQSFLVANLPIQIYLGFLGFLTLLASFLILSQYDGKKISSRKYFKAFFWIFLMSCILIVANPAVSQDIIVLLAIPLTYLISNYLIYMKRPIWGEIYLTILIGGVIYLQFI
- the purD gene encoding phosphoribosylamine--glycine ligase, whose amino-acid sequence is MNILIVGSGGREHAMAWKIKQSPKLRQLFIAPGNAGTSLLGTNIPVGVSDFEGLKKAVLDNQIDLVLVGPEVPLCEGLHDFFSTDSKLKDVLFVGPYQLGAQLEGSKDFAKEFMVRHNIPTAKYLAITAENLNEGLSFLKTLDSPYVLKADGLAAGKGVLILNDLQEAEDSLKEMLGGQFGAASSKVVIEEFLSGIECSVFAITDGKDYRILPVAKDYKRIGEGDTGLNTGGMGSISPVSFADELFMKKVEDRIIRPTVQGLIQDQIPYNGFIFFGLISCKGEPMVIEYNVRMGDPETEAVMLRIKSDFVDLLIGAAEGTLGKKSIEIDPRTAAAVMLVSGGYPGPYEKGKVISGLEKVETSFAFHAGTSFKNGNVCTDGGRVLAISSYGKTMSEALACSYKNAQLIGFEGLYYRKDLGFDL
- a CDS encoding polysaccharide deacetylase family protein translates to MKRFAPRVRLPGFITSLYTSAVWRFPETEQVVYLTFDDGPIPEVTPWVLDLLRKENIRATFFCVGENVMKYPEIYRQILDDGHSVGNHTFNHWQGQKHFDKDYFRNIEKAEKYIVSNLFRPPHGWLKASQYRVLKKKFRIIMWDLITCDYDNRLNPDKVFRNVTEFVRPGSIITFHDSIKAKHNMTKVLPRAIRWMKEQGYRFEAIPYEKVRSV
- a CDS encoding protein O-mannosyl-transferase family, producing MKNFKQLNIIVGWLTFLVAAVTYLLTIEPTASFWDCGEFITTSYKLEVGHPPGAPFFMIMGRFFNLFASNPSHVAIMVNAMSALASAFTILFLFWTITHLAKKLIKADGEYTLGQTVAILGAGVVGALAYTFSDTFWFSAVEGEVYASSSLFTALVFWAILKWENEADEPRANRWIILIAYLMGLSIGVHLLNLLAIPAIVFVYYFRKYKVTRNGILISLAVSLLILGVVMYGIIPGVITIATWFELLFVNGIGLPFNTGVIIYALALIGALVFGIIYTIRKKLILWNTVLISVVVILIGYSSFAMIVIRSAANPPMDQNSPDNVFALLGYLNREQYGDRPLVYGQYYNTPLDKYVDDKPYYIQKNGKYVVADMRQKPVFDSNLCTIFPRMYSRESEHIEAYKQWANIKGRRVSITDEDGQAKTIELPTFGENLTFFFRYQIAHMYFRYFMWNFSGRQSDIQSNGEITNGNWITGINFLDSIRLGDQSTLPQEFKNNKARNKYYMLPFILGIIGIVFMYNRGIEGKKDLWTVFLLFLMTGLAIVVYLNQSPLQPRERDYAYAGSFYAFAIWIGIGVLGLYEALKKYLPDTTSAGVAGGLSLLLVPVIMGAQNWDDHDRSNRYTCRDFGANYLNTCAPNAVIFTNGDNDTFPLWYNQEVEGVRKDVRVCNLSYFQTDWYVDQMKSKAYESAPLPISFNHDQYVQGKRDVVYLMEDPRLKGSVELKQALDFVKDENPRTKLEQADNAAYIPSKKLFMVVDKAAVIRNKVVEPEDYDKIVDTLKIDLSSKHYITKDELMVLDMIANNNWERPIYFAITVGRDKYMNLQDYFQLEGLAYRLVPIKTTETEGGINVGKVNERLMYANVMDKFKWGNMNDPKVYIDENNARMMMNIRNTFNRLAETLVADGQNEKAAQVLDRGIELIPHKIVPYNYFSMMMAETYFKAGKPEKGKEIINTIMTDYKEQLDYFFKMSKPMRASVDEEIQRILYFMREMGNVCNRGDQPELGKEVASSFTSYLDRYSSLK